Within Mucilaginibacter inviolabilis, the genomic segment CACTGAAACTAATACTTTGGGCAATCCACCCTCCTATGGCTGGGCTAAGTGATGCACCAAGTCCCTGGATAGTCATTACAGCACCCTGCCCTATATTTATCCGCCCCGTACCATCTAGGATATGGGCTACCAGTCCCGGCACCGCAACACTTTGCAAACCGGCTCCTACACCATCCAGTATTTGTACCGGATACAATCCAACATGACTAATCATATGAGCCGCAATTAAACCGCGAACCGGAAGAGCTAAAAAGGATAAGAGCATTACTAACCAGTATCCTTTTTTATTAGCCATCCGCATGGCTATCATCGACATCACAATCATGGCCAATTGTGCTATAATAATGGTCATAGCTACAAACATGATAGGATTCCCCTGATTACTTACCGCTGCCGCCATCCCGTACAACGGAAGCATTGCCCCATTACCTAAATGGAAAGCTGCGAGCGCACTGGCTAAAATTAAAAGAGGCTTACATGTAAATAAGGTTTTAAGACCACTTGCTTTTTCAACTAGTGCGTTTGTTCGCTTTAAGCCACGGGCAGCGTCATCATCAATTGTATTACCGGGTATCAACGATATAGAAATAATGGATAATACTCCAAAAATGGCAGCAAGCCAAAACACTGCCGGCATACCAAATTTCATTCCTAAATAACCAGACAGTCCAGCACCAGCTACATTCCCTGCATGATTAAAAGCCTGATTATAGCCATTTTGACGATTGAAACCTGCCTGCTTTACAATACCAAGCGTAATGCCAATTACTGCTGGCCCAATAGCAGCTCCTGCAATAGCAGTAGCCACCTGAGATACGCTTACCAGCCAGAAATTTTGAGATAATAAAATTACACCCGAAGCAATAATGGTAAAAATACCCGGGATAACAACGTACATTCGTTTACGTTTTGTTGCATCAATCAAGGCACCAGCGGGTGCAGTCATTAACATACCGGCAACACCACCAATCGTCATCACAGATCCTATCAAACCACTTTTCCAGCCATGTGCCAATAAGAATATCCCCAGAAATGGGCCGATACCGGCTTGCATATCTGCCATAAAAAAATTAAGAGACTGAAGTGACAGGATAACTCTTCTGTTGGCGATGTAACTGGGTTGTTGTTTATCCATACTTCAAATCCCAACAGTATTTAATCGGCAATGTTTTGGTTTAAAATACATTAACCAAAACATTGCTGATTATTTTATACTTGACAATACCACTTGAAATATTCTTGAATTAAGACGGTTAAAACTTAACCATCAGCTTTTCTGAGATAAGCTTACCATCCTGGTAGTATTCAAAAAACCAATCGTTATTCTTTTTCAAAACAATCCCATTAGAGGTGCCATTATTGGCAATAAAGTAATCTGGTACTGAGGTTTTAAGAAGAGTTAAAACAATTTTTGGTGTAGTATCAATTAATTGATAACCATTAGCTATTACCTGTGCATATAAAGTTCCGGCAGATTGACTCGGTTCCATCTGTATTGCCTTTGCCGAAACCATTGAAGCGGTTGCCTGGGGTGGAGCTATTGCAG encodes:
- a CDS encoding MFS transporter translates to MDKQQPSYIANRRVILSLQSLNFFMADMQAGIGPFLGIFLLAHGWKSGLIGSVMTIGGVAGMLMTAPAGALIDATKRKRMYVVIPGIFTIIASGVILLSQNFWLVSVSQVATAIAGAAIGPAVIGITLGIVKQAGFNRQNGYNQAFNHAGNVAGAGLSGYLGMKFGMPAVFWLAAIFGVLSIISISLIPGNTIDDDAARGLKRTNALVEKASGLKTLFTCKPLLILASALAAFHLGNGAMLPLYGMAAAVSNQGNPIMFVAMTIIIAQLAMIVMSMIAMRMANKKGYWLVMLLSFLALPVRGLIAAHMISHVGLYPVQILDGVGAGLQSVAVPGLVAHILDGTGRINIGQGAVMTIQGLGASLSPAIGGWIAQSISFSAAFLILGSFAIISILLWATFAKIIKRACDIKPIIADRL